A genomic window from Sphingobacterium sp. BN32 includes:
- a CDS encoding Rne/Rng family ribonuclease produces the protein MVKELIIDSVPDKGVTIALLQDKQLVELNREQADNNYAVGDIYLGRVKKIMPGLNAAFVDVGYEKDAFLHYLDLGPQVQSLLKLTRVVKNGSYQEKLLNSLKLEKDIDKAGKISDILSRNTLLPVQIAKEPISTKGPRLSSDLSIAGRFVVLVPFSSSVSISKKIKGSAERNRLKKIVESIKPANFGVIIRTVSEGKGVEEMQKDLLDLISKWELFTKRLKTAEPPQKVLGEMDRASTILRDILTDEFSHIYVNDADIFEEVKSYIQEISPDLEKIVKHYKGKEPIFDHFGVERQIKASFGKTVNLQGGAYLVIEHTEALHVIDVNSGNRIANKENQEDNALLVNKEAAKEIARQLRLRDMGGIVVIDFIDMHKATNRKELYGFLKECMASDRARHTILPPSKFGLVQITRQRVRPEMSIVTNEKCPACDGTGEIRSSIVLLDDIENNLSFILQEQNEKGVTLCVHPYIAAYITRGFVSRRLKWFFKYGKWIKVKEMSSYYLTEFHFFNAKDEEIKL, from the coding sequence TTGGTAAAGGAATTAATTATCGATTCAGTCCCCGATAAGGGGGTGACTATTGCTTTACTACAGGATAAGCAACTGGTTGAGTTAAACCGAGAGCAAGCAGACAATAACTACGCGGTAGGAGATATTTACCTAGGAAGAGTAAAGAAAATCATGCCCGGTCTGAATGCTGCATTCGTAGATGTAGGCTACGAAAAGGATGCATTTTTGCATTACCTTGACCTCGGACCTCAAGTACAGTCCTTGCTTAAACTTACCAGAGTGGTAAAGAATGGCAGTTATCAAGAGAAACTGCTCAATAGTTTGAAACTTGAAAAGGACATTGACAAAGCTGGAAAAATATCGGATATTCTTAGCCGTAACACGCTGTTGCCAGTGCAAATTGCAAAAGAACCGATATCCACAAAAGGCCCAAGGTTAAGTTCCGACTTATCTATCGCTGGCCGTTTTGTGGTGTTGGTCCCTTTCTCAAGTTCGGTTTCCATTTCCAAGAAAATTAAAGGTAGTGCCGAAAGAAACAGACTGAAGAAAATAGTCGAGAGTATTAAACCCGCTAATTTTGGGGTAATCATTCGAACAGTCTCTGAAGGCAAAGGAGTAGAAGAAATGCAAAAAGATCTACTCGACCTGATTTCTAAGTGGGAACTATTTACCAAACGTCTTAAAACAGCTGAACCTCCTCAAAAAGTATTAGGTGAAATGGATCGCGCGTCGACTATATTGCGCGATATTCTTACCGATGAATTCTCTCATATCTATGTTAATGATGCAGATATCTTTGAAGAGGTAAAATCATATATACAGGAGATTTCTCCCGATTTAGAAAAGATAGTTAAACACTATAAAGGTAAAGAACCTATTTTCGACCATTTCGGTGTAGAAAGGCAAATTAAGGCGTCTTTTGGCAAGACGGTCAATTTGCAGGGTGGTGCATATCTCGTAATCGAGCATACTGAAGCACTGCACGTAATTGATGTCAATAGCGGAAATCGCATTGCCAATAAAGAAAATCAAGAAGATAACGCGCTTTTAGTAAATAAAGAAGCTGCGAAAGAAATTGCCCGACAGCTTAGGCTGAGGGATATGGGCGGGATTGTGGTAATCGATTTTATCGATATGCACAAGGCGACCAATAGAAAAGAATTGTATGGATTCTTAAAAGAATGTATGGCGAGCGATCGTGCGAGACATACGATTCTTCCTCCTAGTAAGTTTGGATTAGTACAGATTACTAGGCAGCGGGTAAGACCGGAAATGAGCATTGTGACGAACGAAAAATGTCCTGCTTGTGATGGTACCGGCGAAATTAGATCCAGCATCGTCTTACTGGACGATATTGAGAACAATTTAAGCTTCATACTCCAAGAGCAAAACGAGAAGGGAGTTACTTTATGTGTACACCCTTATATTGCGGCCTACATCACAAGAGGTTTTGTCTCGAGAAGATTAAAATGGTTTTTCAAATATGGAAAATGGATTAAAGTGAAGGAAATGTCCTCATATTACCTGACGGAATTCCACTTCTTTAACGCCAAAGACGAAGAAATTAAACTCTAA
- a CDS encoding tetratricopeptide repeat protein, producing MKNTKQIQIIVVAVVVLIMGFLVLRPVKGLVDQEKNTAGAATTEAPANQITLSAASEAAKRGLNPAILNEITDLEAKADKADGDEKVAIYQQLADKWNDVEKFAPQALLYEEMAKISPKFDLWLKAGNAYRKAYTNLQDTTTAKALNQQAIAAYEKAVELNGASLDAKTGLGAAMVTGTNNPMAGIALLQEVVKAEPKNLEANKTLGLFSLQSRQFDKAIERFKTVIEQSPDAESYFYLATGYENIGMKNEAIAAFQKSKELAADPSLSQFIDRRIDELSK from the coding sequence ATGAAAAATACCAAGCAAATCCAAATCATCGTCGTAGCAGTAGTTGTCCTAATCATGGGATTCCTTGTTCTACGACCTGTGAAAGGCTTGGTTGATCAAGAGAAAAATACTGCAGGAGCTGCTACCACAGAGGCTCCTGCAAATCAAATTACCCTGAGCGCAGCATCTGAAGCTGCCAAGCGTGGCCTTAATCCTGCTATCTTAAACGAAATCACTGATTTGGAAGCAAAAGCCGACAAAGCGGATGGAGATGAGAAAGTAGCGATCTACCAACAATTAGCTGATAAGTGGAATGATGTGGAAAAATTTGCCCCTCAAGCATTATTGTATGAGGAAATGGCAAAAATTTCACCTAAATTCGACCTTTGGTTGAAAGCTGGAAATGCCTACCGTAAAGCTTACACTAACCTTCAAGACACAACAACCGCGAAAGCGTTGAATCAACAAGCTATTGCGGCTTATGAGAAAGCTGTCGAGTTGAACGGTGCAAGTTTGGACGCTAAAACAGGACTGGGAGCCGCAATGGTAACCGGAACAAACAACCCGATGGCCGGTATTGCGCTACTGCAAGAGGTAGTAAAAGCCGAACCAAAGAATCTAGAAGCTAATAAAACATTAGGTTTATTCTCTTTACAATCTAGACAGTTCGATAAAGCTATCGAGCGCTTCAAGACGGTAATTGAGCAAAGCCCTGATGCTGAATCGTACTTCTATTTAGCCACTGGCTATGAAAATATAGGGATGAAGAACGAAGCTATCGCCGCTTTTCAAAAAAGTAAAGAGTTAGCTGCCGATCCAAGTCTCTCCCAGTTCATCGACAGACGTATTGATGAGCTAAGTAAGTAA
- a CDS encoding HU family DNA-binding protein: MTKAEIIAEISNKTGLEKVDVQETVEAFFKVVKNAMVGGENVYVRGFGSFVVKKRAEKTARNISKNTAIIIPEHFVPSFKPAKVFVEKVKNGNKK, from the coding sequence ATGACTAAAGCAGAAATTATTGCAGAAATCTCTAACAAAACTGGTTTAGAGAAGGTTGATGTACAGGAAACCGTAGAAGCATTCTTCAAAGTGGTAAAAAACGCAATGGTTGGCGGTGAGAATGTGTATGTGAGAGGTTTTGGTAGTTTTGTAGTGAAGAAGAGAGCAGAGAAAACAGCTCGTAACATCTCCAAAAACACAGCTATTATTATCCCTGAGCACTTTGTGCCAAGTTTCAAACCTGCAAAAGTTTTTGTAGAAAAAGTTAAAAACGGGAACAAAAAATAA
- a CDS encoding aminotransferase class I/II-fold pyridoxal phosphate-dependent enzyme, with protein sequence MTNFRNLSQPTGRTIHIHEQSYLFFGGTAYLGLLDNKDYIELFKEGIDRYGLNNGTSRTNNVQLGIYAEAESFMASRFGFQDAVLLSSGYLAAQVSVKALVENRRVYYAPGAHPSLWIAEGPKVDLPFSAWKTRVIDEINNSSETNFAIISNAIDNLTPELFDFSDFQYLAEDKNVLFILDDSHGIGVLNKNALSTDLTALESAKNIELVVLASLAKGLGTDAGAVFGNAATLDKIRKHPIYMGASPSSPAALFALVHGNRIYEAAFDKLHQNIDIAKSLFSSLDGYHNIANFPVFTSHDPNLYRYLVQHQVLISSFPYPLPTSPLLNRIVVSALHEESDISQLAEILMSQHRLKL encoded by the coding sequence ATGACAAATTTTCGTAATCTTTCGCAGCCAACCGGACGTACTATCCATATTCACGAACAATCATATCTTTTTTTTGGAGGGACTGCCTACTTAGGGCTGCTCGACAATAAGGACTATATCGAACTTTTTAAGGAGGGAATTGACCGATATGGGTTGAATAACGGGACTTCGAGAACGAATAATGTGCAGTTGGGAATATATGCTGAAGCCGAGAGTTTCATGGCGAGCAGATTTGGATTCCAGGATGCGGTGCTGCTCTCTTCGGGATATCTTGCGGCTCAGGTTTCGGTAAAAGCCTTAGTCGAAAATCGTCGTGTTTATTATGCCCCTGGCGCACACCCTTCCCTCTGGATTGCAGAAGGCCCGAAGGTTGACTTGCCCTTTTCTGCATGGAAAACAAGGGTGATTGATGAGATAAATAACAGCTCGGAAACGAATTTCGCAATCATCTCGAATGCGATTGACAACCTAACACCTGAATTATTTGATTTCTCTGATTTTCAATATCTTGCCGAAGATAAAAATGTATTGTTCATACTCGATGATTCTCATGGAATAGGCGTGTTGAACAAGAATGCGCTTTCCACAGATTTGACGGCTTTGGAGTCTGCTAAAAACATCGAACTGGTTGTTTTGGCTTCCTTGGCAAAAGGGCTGGGAACCGATGCGGGTGCTGTATTTGGAAATGCTGCCACCCTCGATAAAATCAGGAAGCACCCGATTTACATGGGCGCTTCGCCAAGCTCGCCGGCCGCTCTGTTTGCTTTAGTACACGGCAATAGGATTTATGAAGCTGCTTTCGATAAACTGCATCAGAATATTGATATCGCTAAGTCACTTTTTTCATCCTTAGATGGCTATCATAACATCGCTAATTTCCCGGTTTTCACATCGCATGACCCGAATTTATATCGTTACTTAGTGCAACATCAGGTGCTAATTTCCAGTTTTCCATATCCTTTACCCACGAGCCCGCTACTCAACCGAATTGTGGTATCTGCTCTGCATGAGGAAAGTGATATATCGCAATTAGCAGAAATTTTGATGTCGCAACATCGATTAAAACTTTGA
- a CDS encoding carboxypeptidase-like regulatory domain-containing protein, with the protein MRILSILTFLLIPILNFAQESTISGIVLLKSKKPIFNANVFIEGSYDGANTDSLGRFSFKTSLSGAQQINVTAIGYQSKQQRIQIHDSLFLEIMLQADERAIEEVVVRAGQFKVGSQANAVLTPLDIVTTAGSMGNIIAALDKLPGAQIAGENGRLMVRGGDPSETQTYINGLRVAQPYTASANGMPVRGRFSPFLFKGTSFSTGGYSAEFGNALSSILNLSTDLNLAEAKSDISISTVGLGLSNTQRWKNSSLSFNGTYTNLAPYLKIIDQRLEWINPYQQANAEAIFRNKGEKHFFNLYGAFTFEKFAFKDYDLNYDQQVRTGIKEKNIYVNSNYLRYLPQNWKWELGGSFGYSDKNLAYYNFEIPTEEYSSHIKTVLRKKKSSQLQYSFGAEHFFQKIDEQFHNPDNHFAYGFDRQLLSGFAETQYTAFSKLFLTLGARYSSDVKKQQSLEPRAALGYEINANHQMSISYGLFHQQTREDIAKYRADLPWQQAQHYIFNYTFLRKNQLLRLELFQKDYSQLLQYDSPLPTYSSHYQSNGYGTVRGIDFFWRDSKSFKNFQYWISYSYTDANKLERNYQGAVQPDYVAKHYFSIVAKYWYAPIRSQLSLTNSFISGRPYHDPNLAGFMQSKTNGQNDLSFSWSYLLSQQKILFFSVTNILGNKPVYGYQYRSTPDQDGHFASKAILPNAKRFVFLGFFWTISKNKKDNQLDNL; encoded by the coding sequence ATGCGAATATTATCCATTCTAACCTTTCTACTCATTCCTATTCTCAACTTTGCTCAGGAGTCGACAATAAGCGGAATCGTCTTATTGAAATCCAAAAAACCGATCTTTAACGCTAATGTCTTTATCGAAGGCAGCTACGACGGCGCAAATACCGACAGCCTGGGTCGATTCAGCTTTAAAACCAGTCTTTCTGGAGCGCAACAAATCAACGTGACGGCCATAGGTTATCAGTCCAAACAGCAGCGTATTCAAATCCACGATTCACTCTTTCTGGAAATCATGCTTCAGGCGGACGAGCGGGCAATCGAAGAAGTTGTCGTGCGTGCGGGCCAATTTAAGGTCGGATCGCAAGCAAACGCTGTGTTAACTCCCTTAGATATCGTCACAACCGCCGGCAGCATGGGCAATATTATCGCGGCATTGGACAAATTACCGGGCGCACAAATCGCTGGCGAAAATGGACGATTGATGGTCCGCGGTGGCGATCCATCAGAAACACAAACCTATATCAATGGCCTGCGTGTCGCCCAACCCTATACCGCCTCTGCCAACGGTATGCCCGTGCGTGGCCGCTTCTCCCCCTTTCTATTCAAAGGAACGAGCTTCTCAACCGGAGGTTATAGCGCAGAATTCGGAAATGCCCTCTCCAGCATCCTCAACCTCAGCACAGATTTGAACCTCGCCGAAGCCAAGTCAGATATCTCCATCTCCACGGTAGGACTAGGCTTAAGCAATACGCAGCGCTGGAAAAATAGCTCCCTAAGCTTTAATGGCACATATACCAACCTCGCCCCCTATCTCAAAATAATCGATCAGCGTTTAGAATGGATCAACCCCTATCAGCAAGCCAATGCTGAGGCCATTTTCCGTAACAAGGGCGAAAAACATTTCTTCAACCTCTATGGCGCATTCACCTTCGAGAAATTCGCATTTAAGGATTACGACCTGAACTACGATCAACAGGTAAGAACGGGAATCAAAGAGAAAAACATCTACGTCAATAGCAATTACTTACGCTATTTACCGCAGAACTGGAAATGGGAACTCGGAGGAAGCTTTGGCTATTCCGACAAGAACTTAGCTTATTACAATTTCGAGATCCCCACAGAGGAATACAGCAGTCATATCAAAACCGTTCTTCGCAAGAAGAAAAGCAGCCAATTACAGTATAGCTTCGGCGCTGAGCATTTCTTTCAAAAAATCGACGAGCAATTCCACAATCCGGATAATCATTTCGCTTACGGATTTGATCGACAGCTCTTGTCGGGCTTTGCAGAAACACAATACACAGCCTTCTCCAAGCTATTCTTGACCTTGGGTGCCCGATACAGCAGCGACGTTAAAAAGCAGCAATCCCTCGAGCCTAGAGCCGCCTTAGGATATGAAATCAACGCCAACCATCAAATGTCGATTTCCTATGGGCTATTCCACCAACAGACGCGAGAAGATATCGCCAAATATCGCGCAGATCTGCCTTGGCAACAAGCACAGCACTACATCTTCAACTATACCTTCCTCAGAAAAAATCAGTTGCTGCGCTTGGAGCTCTTTCAAAAAGACTATAGCCAACTACTTCAATACGATAGTCCGCTCCCCACATACAGCAGCCACTACCAAAGCAATGGTTACGGCACGGTTCGCGGAATCGACTTCTTTTGGCGCGACTCCAAGAGTTTTAAGAACTTCCAATATTGGATATCCTATTCCTATACCGACGCAAACAAGCTCGAACGGAATTATCAGGGTGCCGTGCAACCCGACTACGTCGCGAAACATTATTTCTCCATCGTGGCAAAATACTGGTATGCTCCGATCCGTTCACAACTCAGCCTGACGAACAGTTTTATTTCCGGTCGCCCCTACCATGATCCAAACCTCGCAGGTTTTATGCAATCAAAAACAAATGGCCAAAACGACCTTTCATTCAGCTGGTCCTACCTGCTGAGCCAGCAGAAAATTCTATTCTTCTCCGTGACCAATATTTTAGGAAACAAGCCTGTTTATGGCTACCAATACCGATCAACGCCCGATCAGGATGGCCATTTTGCATCCAAAGCCATACTTCCCAACGCGAAGCGCTTTGTATTCCTGGGCTTCTTTTGGACCATCAGCAAGAATAAAAAAGACAACCAACTGGACAATCTGTAG
- a CDS encoding sensor histidine kinase, giving the protein MKYFLRSLLYTVIITSVIYFVFSIYYMIKSGNEAIENGTESALLATIAYSILLGLSGTYTAAFLQRIVPGKNKMPKRFLLYVLITQIIAPVIVFITTGFFQVIIYKKTFATFVSQIYWVNYIMPTVIAMLIGGGFYLFGMYMERKNAQLEKQKQIAGEATAQLETLKNQIDPHFLFNSLNVLIGLIEENPKNAIAYTQSLSRIYRYILEKKDHSLVPISDELDFAKNYIALLKLRFEDAIQVEIDAEEVTDDMKTIPLALQLLLENCIQHNKISDEQPLFIRISIQNGELNVENNLQPKPQQESSTKIGLNNIRERYHIIGSKNIEVVQNNDSFRVALPIL; this is encoded by the coding sequence ATGAAATATTTCCTAAGATCCTTACTGTATACTGTAATCATCACCTCTGTGATCTATTTCGTCTTCTCGATCTACTATATGATTAAAAGTGGCAACGAAGCGATAGAAAACGGAACAGAAAGTGCGCTTCTCGCCACGATTGCTTACAGTATCCTATTGGGTCTTTCCGGAACATATACAGCCGCTTTTTTACAACGCATCGTCCCTGGCAAGAACAAAATGCCGAAACGCTTTCTGCTCTATGTACTCATCACACAGATTATCGCGCCAGTAATCGTATTTATTACAACCGGCTTTTTCCAGGTAATCATCTATAAAAAGACCTTTGCGACCTTTGTCTCCCAAATTTATTGGGTCAATTACATCATGCCCACTGTTATTGCGATGCTCATCGGTGGCGGATTTTACCTCTTCGGCATGTATATGGAGCGCAAAAACGCCCAATTAGAAAAGCAGAAACAGATTGCCGGGGAGGCAACAGCACAACTGGAGACCCTAAAAAATCAAATCGACCCCCATTTTCTATTCAATAGCTTAAACGTGCTCATTGGGCTGATCGAAGAAAACCCCAAAAATGCAATAGCCTACACCCAATCCTTGTCACGTATCTATCGATATATACTCGAAAAGAAAGATCATAGCCTCGTGCCGATCAGCGACGAGCTGGACTTTGCAAAGAATTATATCGCTTTGCTCAAACTCCGTTTCGAAGATGCCATACAGGTAGAAATCGACGCGGAGGAGGTTACGGATGACATGAAAACCATTCCGCTGGCGCTTCAACTTTTGCTGGAAAATTGCATACAGCACAATAAAATAAGCGATGAACAACCCTTATTTATTCGTATTTCCATTCAAAACGGCGAATTGAATGTGGAAAACAATCTGCAGCCTAAGCCACAGCAGGAGTCATCGACCAAAATCGGTCTGAACAATATCCGTGAAAGATATCATATTATTGGTTCAAAAAACATCGAAGTAGTTCAGAATAATGACAGCTTCCGCGTTGCACTACCTATTCTATAG
- a CDS encoding LytTR family DNA-binding domain-containing protein: MKDTLVVIIEDERPAARSLQRKLMKLGYSHITLLHSVEQGKQWFKTHPEPDLLFLDIQLSDGLSFEILDELALACPIIFTTAYDEFALKAFKVNSVDYLMKPIIEEELEAALAKYEKNHASKQPSLDMTELKALFAPTRTSYKSRFSIKIGQQIKLITIDEIECFFSENKGTYAFCSDGNQYLLDFTLDQLEKLLDPAIFFRISRGFLVHIKAIKSIAVHSNSRLKLYFHHYGNAEVIVSRERVNDFKAWIE; this comes from the coding sequence ATGAAAGACACTCTTGTAGTCATTATCGAAGACGAACGCCCCGCTGCCCGCTCCTTGCAAAGAAAGCTGATGAAGTTGGGCTACTCCCATATCACGCTTCTCCACTCGGTAGAGCAGGGCAAGCAGTGGTTTAAAACTCATCCAGAGCCCGACTTGCTGTTCCTTGACATCCAACTTTCCGATGGTCTATCTTTTGAAATTCTGGATGAGCTTGCGCTAGCCTGTCCAATTATTTTTACCACGGCTTACGATGAGTTTGCATTAAAAGCTTTTAAGGTGAATAGTGTAGATTATTTGATGAAACCCATTATCGAGGAAGAACTGGAGGCTGCGCTCGCCAAATACGAGAAAAACCACGCCAGCAAGCAACCCTCGCTTGATATGACAGAATTGAAAGCCCTTTTCGCACCAACGCGAACTAGCTATAAATCACGATTTAGCATTAAGATCGGCCAACAGATCAAACTCATTACGATCGATGAGATCGAATGCTTCTTTTCCGAAAACAAGGGAACTTACGCCTTCTGTTCAGATGGCAATCAATATCTCCTGGATTTTACCCTCGACCAGCTGGAAAAACTGCTCGACCCCGCTATATTCTTCCGCATAAGCCGCGGATTTTTGGTGCATATTAAAGCAATTAAGAGCATTGCCGTGCACTCCAACTCCAGATTGAAGCTGTATTTTCATCATTATGGAAATGCAGAGGTCATCGTTAGTCGGGAGCGAGTAAACGATTTCAAAGCGTGGATCGAATAA